From one Erythrobacter sp. HKB08 genomic stretch:
- a CDS encoding homoserine dehydrogenase, which produces MAEPLRIAIAGLGTVGAGVVRLIETNGELIARRAGRKIEIVAVSARDRHRDRGLDLKGIAWEDDMTAMAARDDVDVVVELVGGADGPALTLARGSLAAGKGFVTANKAMIAHHGIELAGAAEKAGAALKFEAAVAGGIPVVKGLREGAAANALDTIYGVLNGTANYILSTMEETGADFGATLEDAQRLGYAEADPTFDIEGVDAAHKLAILASIAFGTRLDFDSVACEGISRVRAADIRRADTLGYVVRLVGSAEIDRSNGEVALLQQVRPCLVPKSHPLAHVTGPTNAVVAQGNFSGRLLFQGAGAGDGPTASAVVADLIDIARGDVGAPFSVPSDELAPMPAAEAGHHTGQTYIRFTVADRPGVLAEITAAMRDAGVSIESLIQNGRAKDGGEVLVAMVTHEGPQGHVAKAVDLLSGSESLTEPPLVMQIIED; this is translated from the coding sequence ATGGCTGAGCCGCTGCGCATAGCCATTGCCGGTCTCGGGACCGTCGGCGCCGGCGTCGTCCGGCTGATCGAGACCAATGGCGAGCTGATAGCCAGGCGGGCCGGGCGCAAAATCGAGATCGTCGCCGTGAGCGCGCGTGACCGGCATCGCGACCGCGGGCTCGACCTCAAGGGAATCGCCTGGGAAGACGACATGACCGCCATGGCCGCGCGCGACGATGTTGATGTGGTGGTCGAACTGGTCGGCGGGGCTGACGGGCCCGCACTGACGCTGGCACGCGGTAGCCTTGCTGCCGGCAAGGGCTTCGTCACCGCCAACAAGGCGATGATCGCCCACCACGGCATCGAGCTGGCCGGTGCTGCCGAGAAGGCCGGGGCGGCGCTCAAGTTCGAGGCAGCCGTGGCGGGCGGCATCCCGGTGGTGAAGGGCCTGCGCGAAGGGGCGGCGGCCAACGCGCTCGACACGATCTACGGCGTGCTCAACGGCACAGCCAATTACATCCTCTCGACGATGGAGGAGACCGGCGCGGATTTCGGCGCGACGCTCGAGGATGCGCAGCGCCTCGGCTATGCCGAAGCCGATCCGACGTTCGACATCGAAGGCGTCGATGCGGCGCACAAGCTCGCCATCCTTGCCAGCATCGCATTCGGCACGCGGCTGGATTTCGATTCGGTAGCCTGCGAGGGCATATCGCGCGTGCGTGCCGCCGACATTCGCCGTGCCGACACGCTCGGCTATGTCGTGCGCCTCGTCGGCAGCGCGGAGATCGACCGTTCGAACGGCGAGGTCGCGCTGCTCCAGCAGGTGCGCCCGTGCCTCGTCCCCAAGAGCCATCCGCTCGCCCATGTGACCGGCCCGACCAATGCGGTCGTTGCGCAGGGCAACTTCTCCGGCCGCCTGCTGTTCCAGGGCGCCGGCGCTGGCGACGGACCGACGGCGAGCGCGGTCGTCGCCGACCTGATCGATATCGCGCGCGGCGATGTCGGTGCGCCTTTCAGCGTGCCGAGCGACGAACTCGCACCCATGCCCGCTGCCGAGGCGGGGCATCACACGGGGCAGACCTATATCCGCTTCACCGTGGCAGACCGGCCGGGCGTGCTGGCGGAAATCACCGCCGCGATGCGCGATGCCGGCGTCTCTATCGAGAGCCTCATCCAGAACGGCCGCGCCAAGGATGGCGGCGAAGTGTTGGTGGCAATGGTCACGCATGAAGGGCCGCAGGGCCATGTCGCCAAGGCGGTCGACCTGCTGTCCGGTTCAGAGAGCCTGACCGAACCGCCGCTGGTGATGCAGATTATCGAGGATTAG
- the glpX gene encoding class II fructose-bisphosphatase, giving the protein MNESPISPSSVLDRVLVLEMVRVTEAAAIAASKLIGRGDEKAADAAAVEAMRKAFDELYMDGTVVIGEGERDEAPMLYIGEKVGGAPGKGPKIDIALDPLEGTTITAKAGPNALAVLAAAEEGCLLNAPDTYMDKIAVGPGYPDDIISLEKSVSENVKAVAEAKGVEPGEIIVCVLDRPRHADIIAELRELGCGVVLIGDGDVAGVIATSDPDTTIDMYMGQGGAPEGVLAAAALRCVGGQFNGRLVFRNEDEKARARRLGITDFDRIYKLDDLAKGDCIFAATGVTSGSLLDGVKRLRGGKMTTESVVMRASSGTVRWIRGEHRTG; this is encoded by the coding sequence ATGAATGAATCGCCGATTTCGCCGAGCAGCGTACTGGACCGCGTGCTCGTCCTCGAGATGGTCCGCGTGACCGAAGCGGCGGCCATCGCGGCTTCCAAGCTGATCGGTCGAGGCGACGAAAAGGCCGCCGATGCCGCCGCGGTCGAGGCGATGCGCAAGGCGTTCGACGAGCTTTACATGGACGGCACGGTCGTCATCGGTGAAGGCGAGCGCGACGAGGCGCCGATGCTCTATATCGGCGAGAAGGTCGGCGGCGCGCCGGGCAAGGGTCCGAAGATCGACATCGCGCTCGACCCGCTCGAAGGCACGACGATCACCGCCAAGGCCGGGCCCAACGCGCTGGCCGTGCTCGCGGCGGCGGAGGAGGGTTGCCTTCTCAATGCGCCCGACACCTACATGGACAAGATCGCCGTCGGCCCGGGCTATCCGGACGACATCATCAGCCTCGAGAAGAGCGTCAGCGAGAACGTGAAGGCAGTCGCCGAGGCGAAGGGTGTCGAGCCGGGCGAGATCATCGTCTGTGTCCTAGACCGGCCGCGCCATGCCGACATCATCGCCGAACTTCGCGAGCTCGGCTGCGGCGTGGTGCTGATCGGCGACGGCGATGTCGCAGGCGTGATCGCGACGAGCGATCCCGACACCACGATCGACATGTACATGGGCCAGGGCGGCGCGCCCGAGGGCGTGCTGGCGGCAGCTGCGCTGCGCTGCGTCGGCGGCCAGTTCAACGGCCGGCTGGTGTTCCGCAACGAGGACGAAAAGGCGCGTGCGCGCCGCCTCGGCATCACCGACTTCGACCGCATCTACAAGCTCGACGATCTTGCCAAGGGCGACTGCATCTTCGCAGCGACCGGCGTCACCTCGGGCTCGCTGCTCGACGGCGTGAAGCGCCTGCGCGGCGGCAAGATGACGACCGAGAGCGTCGTGATGCGCGCATCGAGCGGCACGGTCCGCTGGATCAGGGGTGAGCACCGGACCGGGTAA
- a CDS encoding ribose-phosphate pyrophosphokinase, whose translation MKIMAANSNLPLARAIAAYLEMPLVDAGVRRFADEEIFVEIHENVRGEDVFLVQSTSFPANDNLMELLICIDALKRASAKRITAVVPYFGYARQDRKPGPRTPISAKLVANLITEAGADRVLAVDLHAGQIQGFFDIPTDNLYAAPVMAADIQARYGDRDLMVISPDVGGVVRARALAKRLDNAPLAIVDKRRDRPGESEVMNIIGDVQGRHCILIDDIIDSGGTLCNAAQALLDQGASSVAAYITHGVLSGGAVARVDGSALTELVITDSIRPTDAAQDSEKIRILTIAPLIGEAVRRIADESSVSSLFD comes from the coding sequence ATGAAAATCATGGCCGCCAATTCCAATCTCCCGCTCGCGCGGGCGATTGCCGCCTATCTCGAAATGCCGCTGGTCGATGCCGGCGTGCGCCGCTTCGCCGACGAGGAAATCTTCGTCGAAATCCACGAGAACGTGCGCGGCGAGGACGTCTTCCTCGTCCAGTCGACGAGCTTCCCGGCGAACGACAATCTGATGGAACTGCTGATCTGCATCGATGCGCTCAAGCGCGCTTCGGCCAAGCGGATCACGGCGGTGGTGCCCTATTTCGGCTACGCCCGGCAGGACCGCAAACCCGGTCCGCGCACGCCGATCTCGGCCAAGCTGGTTGCGAACCTGATCACCGAAGCAGGGGCCGACCGCGTGCTCGCAGTCGACCTGCACGCCGGCCAGATCCAGGGCTTCTTCGACATCCCGACCGACAATCTCTACGCAGCGCCGGTCATGGCTGCCGATATCCAGGCACGTTACGGCGACCGCGACCTGATGGTCATTTCGCCCGACGTCGGCGGCGTTGTCCGCGCGCGTGCACTCGCCAAGCGGCTCGACAATGCGCCGCTCGCGATCGTCGACAAGCGTCGCGACCGCCCGGGCGAGAGCGAGGTGATGAACATCATCGGCGACGTCCAGGGGCGTCACTGCATCCTGATCGACGACATCATCGATTCGGGCGGCACGCTGTGCAACGCCGCGCAGGCCCTGCTCGACCAGGGTGCGAGCTCGGTCGCGGCCTACATCACTCACGGCGTCCTCTCCGGCGGGGCGGTCGCCCGCGTCGACGGGTCCGCGCTGACCGAGCTGGTCATCACCGATTCCATCCGCCCGACCGATGCCGCGCAGGATAGCGAGAAGATCCGCATCCTGACCATTGCGCCGCTGATCGGCGAAGCGGTTCGCCGCATCGCGGACGAGAGCTCGGTCAGCTCGCTGTTCGACTGA
- a CDS encoding helix-turn-helix domain-containing protein — translation MARGTGDNQKRFDSETGELEDGTPLAFNRQPAEDLRPWLGRCFVAYVYANTNEEEFGELCNDASYLRSAVGADWTVGTAEGPLQIRDQTFLCGQHSKVWPLLYRGGNKVAGLLLRPGAIRALFGKDDAEFLDRIKPMEYVGIEDRELTGLFNLDLEPTEWLDALEEWMRDYIARTDAPEPNQISLAFETQAFADPNRQVSEFAEEWDISMRTLERTVRRDFGLTPKQVMRRARVLDFAARLCGVADAEEEEIVLRFFDQAHQIREFQAFFGVTPVEFREARNGLVTLSLEIRQARRLEQLNRIQPGAVRPWMSKPFTP, via the coding sequence ATGGCCAGGGGCACAGGGGACAATCAGAAGCGGTTCGATTCCGAGACCGGCGAGCTCGAGGACGGCACGCCGCTGGCTTTCAACCGCCAGCCGGCCGAAGACCTTCGCCCGTGGCTCGGCCGCTGCTTCGTCGCCTATGTCTATGCCAACACCAACGAGGAAGAGTTTGGCGAGCTGTGCAACGATGCCAGCTACCTGCGCTCGGCCGTCGGTGCGGACTGGACGGTCGGAACGGCCGAGGGCCCGCTGCAGATCCGCGACCAGACCTTCCTGTGCGGGCAGCATTCCAAGGTCTGGCCGCTGCTCTACCGCGGCGGCAACAAGGTCGCCGGCCTGCTGCTGAGGCCGGGCGCCATCCGCGCGCTGTTCGGCAAGGACGATGCCGAGTTCCTCGATCGCATCAAGCCGATGGAATATGTCGGCATCGAGGACCGCGAGCTTACCGGCCTGTTCAACCTCGACCTCGAGCCGACCGAGTGGCTCGATGCGCTCGAAGAGTGGATGCGCGACTACATCGCGCGCACCGATGCACCCGAGCCGAACCAGATTTCACTCGCTTTCGAAACGCAGGCCTTTGCCGATCCGAACCGCCAGGTGTCCGAGTTCGCCGAGGAGTGGGACATCTCGATGCGCACGCTGGAGCGGACGGTGCGGCGCGATTTCGGCCTGACGCCCAAGCAGGTCATGCGGCGCGCACGCGTGCTCGACTTCGCGGCGAGGCTGTGCGGCGTCGCCGATGCGGAGGAGGAGGAAATCGTCCTGCGCTTCTTCGACCAGGCGCACCAGATCCGCGAATTCCAGGCCTTCTTCGGCGTGACCCCGGTCGAGTTCCGCGAGGCGCGCAACGGCCTCGTCACGCTCAGCCTCGAAATCCGGCAGGCGCGCAGGCTCGAACAGCTCAACCGCATCCAGCCGGGCGCAGTGCGCCCGTGGATGAGCAAGCCCTTCACCCCTTAG
- a CDS encoding helix-turn-helix domain-containing protein has product MDGVEQGLSRINSALGATRDGQPLSVNRGPAPDLAPWVARLYATNVTMPDDMQVACGLFADTCIIRLLFSGNWHAETADGPGFYKRSALFFGPQTKRMPISVRGSFATVGIALKPGACRMLEGPDLATTLDRIIPYEDIVGPSEDLLGLFDGVSDAGEWLDIIEECMRRLIMQRGAKEPDALTQAFDRATFADPNLSLTEFAAQHGCSTRKVERTIRRDFGMTPKAVLRRARAMDMAASLRGVADENEAEELALRYYDQSHLNRDFSQYFGMTPVQFVRSPQPLMTLTLEARQARRLEELERIAPDDELPWRAGRLAVGS; this is encoded by the coding sequence ATGGACGGCGTCGAACAGGGCCTTTCGAGGATCAACTCGGCGCTTGGTGCTACGCGCGACGGGCAGCCGCTGTCGGTCAACCGCGGCCCGGCGCCCGATCTCGCCCCGTGGGTCGCGCGCCTCTACGCCACCAATGTCACCATGCCCGATGACATGCAGGTCGCCTGCGGCCTGTTCGCCGACACCTGCATCATCCGCCTGCTCTTCTCGGGCAACTGGCATGCGGAAACGGCGGACGGCCCCGGCTTCTACAAGCGCTCGGCGCTTTTCTTCGGTCCGCAGACGAAGCGCATGCCGATCAGCGTGCGCGGCAGCTTCGCGACTGTCGGCATCGCCCTGAAACCGGGCGCATGCCGCATGCTCGAAGGTCCGGACCTTGCCACGACGCTCGACCGGATCATCCCCTACGAAGACATCGTCGGGCCGAGCGAGGACCTGCTCGGCCTGTTCGACGGCGTGAGCGATGCGGGCGAGTGGCTCGACATCATCGAGGAATGCATGCGCCGCCTCATCATGCAGCGCGGCGCGAAGGAACCCGATGCGCTGACCCAGGCCTTCGACCGGGCAACCTTTGCCGACCCGAACCTCTCGCTTACCGAGTTCGCTGCGCAACACGGTTGCTCGACCCGCAAGGTGGAGCGGACAATCCGCCGCGACTTCGGAATGACGCCGAAGGCCGTGCTGCGACGGGCGCGCGCGATGGACATGGCGGCCAGCCTGCGCGGCGTCGCCGACGAGAACGAGGCCGAAGAACTGGCGCTGCGCTACTACGACCAGTCCCACCTCAACCGGGACTTCTCGCAATATTTCGGGATGACACCCGTGCAGTTCGTCCGTAGTCCTCAACCACTTATGACGCTGACGCTGGAAGCCAGGCAGGCGCGAAGGCTCGAAGAACTCGAGCGGATCGCGCCGGACGACGAATTGCCTTGGCGCGCCGGACGCCTGGCCGTAGGGAGCTGA
- a CDS encoding AraC family transcriptional regulator has protein sequence MTNPRGHSEEAGDTAYRPETGVSRSGAPLSLNRAPASDLEPWIARVQAAKLEAIGEANINCHMFNDTAFVRVLLAGQWSASTADGTGRYFKETPFFGPHSHAMPISCTGDVMTVGISFRPGALHALGFPEESETVDRIVPSADMGFPQPFDASSFDPKDSPEQWIARIEAMMRDLIAERQPEPPSTIAREFERLAFADPTYSVADFAEQHDISTRTLERIVKRDFGMTPKRVLRRARALDLASRLCGVFDEDETEAIMLRYFDQSHQIREFHSFFDCTPRQFVEKTRPLLTLNLESRQARRLEELRRVAPDGTRPWMDGIESDGS, from the coding sequence ATGACAAACCCCCGGGGGCACTCAGAAGAGGCGGGTGATACCGCCTACCGTCCTGAGACGGGCGTATCGCGCAGCGGCGCGCCGCTGTCGCTCAACCGTGCGCCTGCAAGCGACCTCGAACCGTGGATCGCCCGCGTCCAGGCGGCCAAGCTGGAAGCGATCGGCGAGGCCAACATCAACTGCCACATGTTCAACGACACGGCCTTCGTGCGCGTCCTGCTCGCCGGGCAATGGTCCGCGAGCACTGCCGACGGGACGGGGCGCTACTTCAAGGAAACGCCGTTCTTCGGTCCGCACTCGCACGCCATGCCGATCAGCTGCACGGGCGACGTGATGACCGTCGGCATCTCCTTCAGGCCGGGCGCGCTCCATGCGCTCGGCTTTCCCGAAGAGAGCGAAACGGTCGACCGCATCGTGCCGAGCGCCGACATGGGATTCCCCCAGCCGTTCGACGCATCGAGCTTCGATCCAAAAGACAGCCCGGAGCAGTGGATCGCCCGGATCGAGGCGATGATGCGCGACCTCATCGCAGAACGGCAGCCCGAGCCGCCCTCGACCATCGCGCGCGAGTTCGAGCGGCTCGCCTTCGCCGATCCGACCTATTCGGTGGCCGACTTCGCCGAGCAGCACGATATCAGCACGCGAACCCTCGAGCGGATCGTCAAACGCGATTTCGGGATGACGCCCAAGCGCGTCCTGCGCCGCGCCCGCGCACTCGACCTCGCCTCGCGCCTGTGCGGGGTCTTCGACGAGGACGAGACCGAGGCGATCATGCTGCGGTATTTCGACCAGTCCCACCAGATTCGCGAGTTCCATTCCTTCTTCGACTGCACGCCCCGGCAATTCGTCGAGAAGACGCGTCCGTTGCTGACGCTGAACCTCGAATCGCGCCAGGCGCGGCGTCTCGAAGAACTGCGGCGGGTCGCGCCCGACGGCACGAGGCCGTGGATGGACGGCATCGAAAGTGACGGTAGCTGA
- the hisN gene encoding histidinol-phosphatase: protein MANSRDKALAERLADAAGEAIRPLFRGEWSQEQKDDSTFVTEADRAAEAAMRQIIEAEFPGDGIIGEEYGTRNEASGRQWVLDPIDGTTSFIAGRPIFGTLIALLQDGWPVLGVIDQPIARERWVGLIGQGTTFNGKPIKARACKELSDAVLGTTTPHQFSGDEVDAFMGLAKSVAERKIIYGGDCYNYGLVASGHVDLVCEAGLKLYDFAALVPVVEGAGGTMSDWQGNPLDAESDGRVLALGDPARLDDVLEAMG from the coding sequence ATGGCAAATTCACGTGACAAGGCCCTTGCCGAAAGGCTCGCCGATGCAGCCGGCGAGGCGATCCGCCCGCTGTTCCGGGGCGAATGGTCGCAGGAGCAGAAGGACGACAGTACCTTCGTGACCGAAGCCGACCGCGCGGCCGAGGCTGCGATGCGGCAGATCATCGAAGCGGAATTCCCCGGCGACGGCATCATCGGCGAGGAATACGGCACGCGCAACGAGGCCTCGGGGCGTCAGTGGGTGCTCGACCCGATCGACGGCACGACCAGCTTCATCGCCGGGCGCCCGATCTTCGGCACGCTGATCGCGCTGCTTCAGGACGGCTGGCCGGTGCTCGGCGTGATCGACCAGCCGATCGCGCGCGAACGCTGGGTCGGGCTGATCGGGCAGGGGACGACATTCAACGGCAAGCCGATAAAGGCGCGCGCGTGCAAGGAATTGTCCGACGCGGTGCTCGGCACGACCACGCCGCACCAGTTTTCAGGCGACGAGGTCGATGCCTTCATGGGCCTCGCCAAGTCGGTCGCCGAGCGCAAGATCATCTACGGCGGCGACTGCTACAATTACGGCCTCGTCGCGAGCGGGCATGTCGATCTCGTGTGCGAGGCGGGCCTCAAGCTCTACGACTTCGCGGCGCTCGTGCCGGTCGTCGAAGGGGCGGGCGGCACGATGAGCGACTGGCAGGGCAATCCGCTCGATGCCGAAAGCGACGGCCGCGTCCTTGCCCTCGGCGACCCTGCGCGGCTCGACGACGTGCTCGAGGCGATGGGGTAG
- the rpmI gene encoding 50S ribosomal protein L35, whose protein sequence is MPKLKTKSGVKKRFKITATGKVKHGVAGKRHRLISHNAKYIRQNRGTTVLSEADSKTVKKWAPYGLD, encoded by the coding sequence ATGCCCAAGCTGAAGACCAAGAGCGGTGTGAAGAAGCGCTTCAAGATCACCGCAACCGGCAAGGTCAAGCACGGTGTGGCCGGCAAGCGCCACCGCCTGATCAGCCACAATGCGAAGTATATCCGCCAGAACCGCGGCACCACTGTCCTGTCGGAAGCCGACAGCAAGACGGTGAAGAAGTGGGCGCCTTACGGCCTCGACTGA
- the rplT gene encoding 50S ribosomal protein L20, which produces MPRIKRGVTTRQKHKRLLDQAKGYRGRRKNTIRIARQAVEKAGQYAYRDRKVKKRNFRALWIQRINAAVRPEGLTYSQFMHGVKLAGIELDRKVMADLAMNEEAAFKSIVEQAKKALPA; this is translated from the coding sequence ATGCCTCGCATCAAACGCGGCGTTACCACGCGCCAGAAGCACAAGCGGCTCCTCGACCAGGCCAAGGGCTATCGCGGTCGTCGCAAGAACACCATCCGCATCGCGCGCCAGGCCGTCGAAAAGGCCGGCCAGTACGCTTACCGCGACCGCAAGGTCAAAAAGCGTAACTTCCGCGCCCTGTGGATCCAGCGCATCAACGCGGCAGTCCGTCCGGAAGGCCTGACCTACTCGCAGTTCATGCACGGCGTTAAGCTCGCCGGCATCGAGCTCGACCGCAAGGTGATGGCCGACCTCGCCATGAACGAAGAAGCTGCGTTCAAGTCGATCGTCGAGCAGGCGAAGAAGGCCCTCCCGGCCTAA
- a CDS encoding AraC family transcriptional regulator — MTASCELEVRFHDLPADLDPYFTTFCYGVVTVHDGDVVHDAMQPEWGTLRFFPQAQPTIFVDGHEAIGGAGFVASGPTSSQLEYTLGTTTFWGVGLLPLGWATFIDFPADSMANTVVDGMADERFAGFRELGKKLLAANLDEEAEKEVIIDFFRHRAKRHPVDAERIVRIHRSLLAEDLPDVATLAQMCDLNQRTLARLCRRAFGFPPKLLLRRQRFMRTLAAYMLEDKATWSEMIDELYYDQPQFVRECREFLGVTPSEYAATKRPILDAFIRERLRHLGVPVQTLQAPAS, encoded by the coding sequence ATGACTGCCAGTTGCGAGCTCGAAGTCCGCTTCCACGATCTACCGGCGGACCTCGATCCCTACTTCACGACATTCTGCTACGGCGTCGTCACCGTGCACGATGGGGACGTGGTGCACGACGCGATGCAACCCGAATGGGGTACGCTGCGCTTCTTCCCGCAGGCCCAGCCGACCATCTTCGTCGACGGCCATGAAGCGATCGGCGGCGCCGGGTTCGTCGCCTCCGGCCCGACCAGCAGCCAGCTGGAATATACCCTCGGCACGACGACATTCTGGGGAGTTGGCCTACTCCCCCTGGGCTGGGCGACATTCATCGATTTCCCGGCCGACAGCATGGCCAATACGGTGGTCGACGGCATGGCCGATGAGCGCTTTGCAGGCTTTCGCGAGCTGGGAAAGAAACTGCTCGCCGCCAATCTCGACGAGGAGGCGGAGAAGGAAGTCATTATCGATTTCTTCCGTCACCGGGCGAAGCGCCACCCGGTCGATGCCGAGCGGATCGTGCGCATCCACCGCAGCCTGCTCGCCGAAGACCTGCCCGATGTCGCGACGCTGGCACAGATGTGCGATCTCAACCAGCGCACGCTTGCCCGGCTCTGCCGCCGCGCTTTCGGCTTCCCTCCCAAGCTGCTGCTGCGCCGCCAGCGCTTCATGCGCACGCTTGCCGCCTACATGCTCGAGGACAAGGCGACCTGGTCGGAAATGATCGACGAGCTTTATTACGACCAGCCGCAATTCGTGCGCGAGTGCCGCGAGTTCCTCGGCGTAACCCCCAGCGAGTACGCGGCCACCAAGCGTCCGATCCTCGATGCCTTCATCCGCGAGCGCCTGCGGCACCTGGGTGTGCCGGTCCAGACGCTTCAAGCGCCCGCTTCCTGA
- a CDS encoding AraC family transcriptional regulator, producing MTTACDIAVRFHEPPVDLARYFTTFYRADFSCPDGPVHDALQPEWGGVRFFDGKNLTSRLGKDQVLSGTDISVMGPSSQPVEFEIGSVAFWGIGLLPLGWARFMSVGASDWANRIGDGRTEADFAHFLPLRDRLSIAARDEESDLAAIVSFFRELVERTKEPDERILAIHEMLLDPDLPNVAAMAESCGMNPRTMERLCRRHFGFPPKLLLRRQRFMRSLSKFMLDPSLGWIGALDSLYFDQSHFVRDCHTFLGMSPSEYAARPHPILSAFMRERLKSHGSAVQTLDKPG from the coding sequence ATGACTACGGCTTGTGACATTGCCGTTCGTTTCCACGAGCCTCCGGTCGATCTCGCGCGCTATTTCACGACCTTCTACCGCGCCGATTTCTCCTGCCCCGATGGGCCGGTCCACGATGCTCTCCAACCCGAATGGGGCGGCGTCCGCTTCTTCGACGGAAAGAACCTGACCTCGCGCCTTGGCAAGGACCAGGTGCTTTCAGGGACCGACATTTCGGTGATGGGGCCGAGCAGCCAGCCGGTCGAATTCGAGATCGGGTCGGTCGCCTTCTGGGGCATCGGCCTCCTCCCGCTTGGCTGGGCGCGCTTCATGTCGGTTGGGGCGAGCGACTGGGCAAACCGGATCGGCGACGGACGGACCGAAGCGGACTTCGCGCATTTCCTGCCGCTGCGCGATCGCTTGAGCATTGCAGCCCGCGACGAGGAAAGCGACCTTGCGGCAATCGTGTCCTTCTTCCGCGAGCTTGTGGAGCGCACGAAGGAGCCCGACGAGCGCATCCTCGCCATCCACGAGATGCTGCTCGACCCGGACCTGCCCAATGTCGCCGCCATGGCGGAAAGCTGCGGCATGAACCCGCGCACGATGGAGCGCCTGTGTCGCCGCCATTTCGGCTTCCCGCCCAAGCTGCTGCTGCGCCGCCAGCGATTCATGCGCAGCCTCAGCAAGTTCATGCTCGACCCTTCGCTCGGCTGGATCGGCGCGCTCGATTCGCTCTATTTCGACCAGAGCCATTTCGTGCGCGACTGCCACACCTTCCTCGGCATGTCGCCGAGCGAATATGCCGCCCGGCCGCACCCCATCCTGTCTGCCTTCATGCGAGAGCGGTTGAAGTCGCACGGCTCGGCCGTCCAGACGCTCGACAAGCCCGGCTGA
- the pheS gene encoding phenylalanine--tRNA ligase subunit alpha gives MDDLQNRTQEAVAAVSNAASLDALDALRVEALGKQGWVSQLLKTLGKMTPDERQEKAPKIQSARVAIADAIEARKAAIEAEELERRLATETLDLTLPAPQTPKGSVHPVSQVMDELSEIFADLGFAVKTGPEVEDDWHNFTALNMPESHPARAMHDTFYFPDHDGEGRRMLLRTHTSPVQIRTMVAEGAPVRIIAPGRVYRSDSDATHTPMFHQIEGLVIDRDIHLGHLKWTLETFLKAFFEREDIVLRLRPSYFPFTEPSVEVDVGFEVVDGKRVLGGSGDAPGHGWMELLGSGVVNRRVIEFAGLDPDEWQGFAFGVGVDRLAMLKYGMDDLRAFFDGDRRWLQHYGFSPFDQPTLSAGVGAPIGGRA, from the coding sequence ATGGACGATTTGCAAAACCGTACTCAAGAGGCCGTAGCCGCGGTCTCGAACGCCGCGTCGCTCGACGCGCTCGATGCGCTGCGCGTCGAAGCGCTGGGCAAGCAGGGCTGGGTCAGCCAGCTGCTCAAGACGCTCGGCAAGATGACGCCCGACGAGCGCCAGGAAAAGGCGCCGAAGATCCAGTCCGCCCGCGTGGCGATCGCCGATGCGATCGAAGCCCGCAAGGCCGCGATCGAGGCGGAAGAGCTGGAGCGTCGCCTCGCGACCGAGACGCTCGACCTCACCCTGCCTGCGCCGCAGACCCCGAAGGGCAGCGTGCACCCGGTGAGCCAGGTGATGGACGAACTGTCGGAAATCTTCGCCGACCTGGGCTTCGCCGTGAAGACCGGCCCGGAAGTCGAGGACGACTGGCACAACTTCACTGCGCTCAACATGCCGGAAAGCCATCCGGCGCGCGCGATGCACGACACATTCTATTTCCCGGACCATGACGGGGAAGGCCGCCGCATGCTGCTGCGCACGCACACCTCGCCGGTGCAAATCCGCACGATGGTCGCCGAGGGCGCGCCGGTGCGCATCATCGCGCCGGGCCGGGTCTATCGCAGCGACAGCGATGCGACGCACACGCCGATGTTCCACCAGATCGAAGGCCTGGTGATCGACCGCGACATCCACCTCGGCCACCTGAAGTGGACCCTCGAGACCTTCCTCAAGGCCTTCTTCGAGCGCGAGGATATCGTGCTGCGGCTGCGCCCGTCCTACTTCCCCTTCACCGAACCGAGCGTCGAGGTCGATGTCGGCTTCGAAGTGGTCGACGGCAAGCGCGTGCTCGGCGGCAGCGGCGATGCGCCGGGCCACGGCTGGATGGAGCTGCTCGGCTCGGGCGTGGTCAACCGCCGCGTGATCGAATTCGCCGGGCTCGATCCCGACGAATGGCAGGGCTTTGCATTCGGCGTCGGCGTCGACCGTCTCGCCATGCTCAAATACGGGATGGACGACTTGCGCGCCTTCTTCGACGGCGACCGCCGCTGGCTGCAGCACTACGGTTTCTCGCCCTTCGACCAGCCGACCCTCTCGGCCGGCGTCGGGGCGCCGATCGGAGGCCGGGCATGA